A stretch of Acipenser ruthenus chromosome 1, fAciRut3.2 maternal haplotype, whole genome shotgun sequence DNA encodes these proteins:
- the LOC117963529 gene encoding spindlin-Z isoform X2, whose protein sequence is MKTPFGKTSGQRSRADAGHTGVSASMMKKKGSHKKHRNNVGPSKPVSQPRRNIVGCRIQHGWKEGSGPVTQWKGTVLDQVPVNPSLYLIKYDGFDCVYGLELHKDDRVQGLEVLPDRIASSRISDAHLADTMIGKAVEHMFETEDGSKDEWRGMVLARAPIMNTWFYITYEKDPVLYMYQLLDDYKEGDLRIMPDSNDSPPAEREPGEVVDSLVGKQVEYAKEDGSKRTGMVIHQVEAKPSVYFIKFDDDFHIYVYDLVKTS, encoded by the exons ATGAAGACCCCATTTGGGAAGACATCAGGCCAGAGATCCAGAGCTGATGCAG GGCACACAGGTGTTTCTGCAAGTATGATGAAGAAAAAAGGTTCCCACAA AAAGCATCGCAACAATGTGGGGCCCAGCAAGCCTGTTTCTCAGCCCCGGCGGAATATTGTTGGGTGTAGAATACAACATGGTTGGAAAGAAGGAAGTGGACCTGTAACACAATGGAAGGGAACCGTTCTAGATCAGGTTCCAGTTAACCCCTCTCTCTACTTGATTAAATACGATGGATTTGACTGTGTCTATGGACTTGAGCTTCACAAAGATGACAGGGTTCAAGGTCTTGAGGTTCTGCCAGACAGAATAG ccTCTTCTCGAATCAGTGACGCACACCTAGCAGATACAATGATTGGCAAAGCTGTGGAGCACATGTTTGAAACAGAAGACGGATCAAAAGATGAATGGAGGGGCATGGTTCTAGCCCGCGCTCCAATTATGAACACATGGTTTTATATCACTTATGAAAAGGATCCTGTTTTATACATGTACCAACTCCTAGATGATTATAAAGAGGGTGACCTGCGGATAATGCCAGACTCCA ATGACTCGCCTCCTGCTGAGCGAGAGCCCGGAGAGGTTGTTGACAGTCTTGTGGGGAAGCAAGTGGAATATGCCAAAGAAGATGGCTCTAAAAGGACTGGCATGGTCATCCATCAGGTGGAAGCCAAACCATCGGTTTATTTCATCAAGTTTGATGACGATTTCCACATTTACGTCTATGATTTAGTAAAAACATCTTAG
- the LOC117963529 gene encoding spindlin-Z isoform X1 yields the protein MLIYLDVVCSLFTPGVHISSILGHTGVSASMMKKKGSHKKHRNNVGPSKPVSQPRRNIVGCRIQHGWKEGSGPVTQWKGTVLDQVPVNPSLYLIKYDGFDCVYGLELHKDDRVQGLEVLPDRIASSRISDAHLADTMIGKAVEHMFETEDGSKDEWRGMVLARAPIMNTWFYITYEKDPVLYMYQLLDDYKEGDLRIMPDSNDSPPAEREPGEVVDSLVGKQVEYAKEDGSKRTGMVIHQVEAKPSVYFIKFDDDFHIYVYDLVKTS from the exons ATGCTGATATACCTTGATGTGGTGTGCAGTTTATTCACCCCTGGCGTTCATATTTCTTCAATTTTAGGGCACACAGGTGTTTCTGCAAGTATGATGAAGAAAAAAGGTTCCCACAA AAAGCATCGCAACAATGTGGGGCCCAGCAAGCCTGTTTCTCAGCCCCGGCGGAATATTGTTGGGTGTAGAATACAACATGGTTGGAAAGAAGGAAGTGGACCTGTAACACAATGGAAGGGAACCGTTCTAGATCAGGTTCCAGTTAACCCCTCTCTCTACTTGATTAAATACGATGGATTTGACTGTGTCTATGGACTTGAGCTTCACAAAGATGACAGGGTTCAAGGTCTTGAGGTTCTGCCAGACAGAATAG ccTCTTCTCGAATCAGTGACGCACACCTAGCAGATACAATGATTGGCAAAGCTGTGGAGCACATGTTTGAAACAGAAGACGGATCAAAAGATGAATGGAGGGGCATGGTTCTAGCCCGCGCTCCAATTATGAACACATGGTTTTATATCACTTATGAAAAGGATCCTGTTTTATACATGTACCAACTCCTAGATGATTATAAAGAGGGTGACCTGCGGATAATGCCAGACTCCA ATGACTCGCCTCCTGCTGAGCGAGAGCCCGGAGAGGTTGTTGACAGTCTTGTGGGGAAGCAAGTGGAATATGCCAAAGAAGATGGCTCTAAAAGGACTGGCATGGTCATCCATCAGGTGGAAGCCAAACCATCGGTTTATTTCATCAAGTTTGATGACGATTTCCACATTTACGTCTATGATTTAGTAAAAACATCTTAG
- the LOC117963529 gene encoding spindlin-Z isoform X3, protein MMKKKGSHKKHRNNVGPSKPVSQPRRNIVGCRIQHGWKEGSGPVTQWKGTVLDQVPVNPSLYLIKYDGFDCVYGLELHKDDRVQGLEVLPDRIASSRISDAHLADTMIGKAVEHMFETEDGSKDEWRGMVLARAPIMNTWFYITYEKDPVLYMYQLLDDYKEGDLRIMPDSNDSPPAEREPGEVVDSLVGKQVEYAKEDGSKRTGMVIHQVEAKPSVYFIKFDDDFHIYVYDLVKTS, encoded by the exons ATGATGAAGAAAAAAGGTTCCCACAA AAAGCATCGCAACAATGTGGGGCCCAGCAAGCCTGTTTCTCAGCCCCGGCGGAATATTGTTGGGTGTAGAATACAACATGGTTGGAAAGAAGGAAGTGGACCTGTAACACAATGGAAGGGAACCGTTCTAGATCAGGTTCCAGTTAACCCCTCTCTCTACTTGATTAAATACGATGGATTTGACTGTGTCTATGGACTTGAGCTTCACAAAGATGACAGGGTTCAAGGTCTTGAGGTTCTGCCAGACAGAATAG ccTCTTCTCGAATCAGTGACGCACACCTAGCAGATACAATGATTGGCAAAGCTGTGGAGCACATGTTTGAAACAGAAGACGGATCAAAAGATGAATGGAGGGGCATGGTTCTAGCCCGCGCTCCAATTATGAACACATGGTTTTATATCACTTATGAAAAGGATCCTGTTTTATACATGTACCAACTCCTAGATGATTATAAAGAGGGTGACCTGCGGATAATGCCAGACTCCA ATGACTCGCCTCCTGCTGAGCGAGAGCCCGGAGAGGTTGTTGACAGTCTTGTGGGGAAGCAAGTGGAATATGCCAAAGAAGATGGCTCTAAAAGGACTGGCATGGTCATCCATCAGGTGGAAGCCAAACCATCGGTTTATTTCATCAAGTTTGATGACGATTTCCACATTTACGTCTATGATTTAGTAAAAACATCTTAG